In the Eretmochelys imbricata isolate rEreImb1 chromosome 20, rEreImb1.hap1, whole genome shotgun sequence genome, actggcagccgccccgcccagccagagccagccatgccaccgcgctgcccggcaggagctcgcagccccgtcGCCCGGAGCTCTGGCgacacagtgagctgaggctgcaggggaggggccgggagcgagcctccccggccgggagctcaagggccaggcaggatggtcccgcgggccggatgtggcccgcgggccatagttttcccacctctggaTTAGATCCAGAGGCAaagaaagggatttttcttttcgTATTTAGATCCGCAATGCCGGGAGAACAATGATCTTACATTTCTAGGCAGCGTCTCCTGGGGATCTCGGAATAGCAGCCATATGCAAGGATCACATCATcctctgctgaaatgcagctgcctctggggtgggataAAAGAGCACAGTAACAAAGCACAGCGATTTAGGCAGCAGGACGTggaaaatgggccagatcctcagctggtgtcagtgtagcttcattaaagtcaatgaggtttggcaccagctgaggatctggccccatatctTTCTCCAGCTTGACCAGCAAAGGGAATTTACGAAAGGAATTTGACCAGGACACCAGAATTACCAGCCTAGCCTAGATTCTGCTGCTCACCACTGGGGTAAGTCTGGAGGCAAAGGAAAACGTAGGGCCACCCCAGCTGTGGCATATCACGGTTGGTGGAGTCCCGCACCATGGCCCCAGGGCTGTGTTTAGCATTAATGCAGTGGTCTCCTGTTCCCTCTAGTCCAGTTCCCCCCATCCTCAATAGAAAGGGCACTCCTGCCCCCCCTCTAACGCCAGCCTTAGCCCGGCGTAAACGTGGAGACCTCATGGGCTTCATTTCCTAATGCCCCCCCTTGCTGCTTTGTCTGCAGGGCCCTCTGCTCCCAACAGGACGTGTCTGCACTTCCACTTCACCCAGGATGCCGGCAGAAGCGTGCAAATCCTCCACGCCAACATGTACGTGTTCCTGGCAGCCCCCGGCGGCCCCGGGCGCAGGCTCACGGCGAAGCTGCTGTTGTCCGAGCCGGGCGATGCAAACCCGACGCTGGTTGGCAGGAGGCcgctggaggtgaagcggggaGGCTGGGCCACGGTGGAGGTGAGGGCAGCTGTCCAGAGCTTCTTCAGTAAAGGCGGCCAGAGGCTAACGGCAGAGCTGGAGCTTGAAGGAAGCCTGGAGCCTGCCCTGCTTCTCAGCAACAGCGAGTCTCACCGGCCGTTCATGGTGGCCAAGGCCCGGGCCAGTCCCCGACACCGGATTCGCCGCCGGGCCATCGAGTGCAATAGCAAGTCCCGGacatgctgcaggaagcagttCTTCGTTGACTTCAAGGAGATCGGCTGGGAGGGCTGGATCATCCAGCCGGAGGGCTACCACATGAACTACTGCACGGGGCAGTGCCCCATGCACGTGGCCAGCATGCCCGGCCTGGCCGCCTCCTTCCACACAGCCATCCTGAATCTCATGAAGGCCAACGACGCACACGCCACCGTCAGCTCCTGCTGCGTCCCCACGAGCCGCCGGCCCCTCTCCCTGCTCTACTACAACCAGGACAGCAACGTCATCAAGACCGACATCCCCGACATGATCGTGGACGCCTGCGGCTGCACCTAACCCTCTGCCCAGCGCACACACGGCTGCCTTTGCACTGAGCGAGTCTTCCCTCGAACCGGGACTGGACAGAGATTCCCCCGCCGAGGTCCTGTTCCCACTGGTCCTGCTGTTGGAATTCACGTCCTTCACATACGGGACTGATTGTGCTGGTGAACCGTGCCGTGTCAAGTCTCTCCGGAGGACAGGTACAGCAATCTCACCCCCCATCCAACGGCCTCCCTCCACCCTTCcccagggaagaggagagagctcTGAGCGGACGCCAGCCAGGGGCCCTTTGCAGCCATGGGTTCTGCAATGTGAAGACCCGCCCTGTAGGGAATTTGGACCAAGCCCCCCTGTCCTCAGAGACCGCCGTGGGGGGAATGCCGGGCAGGGTCAGAGAGGAGCTCAGTGCtgcctagacaaattcagacgggaGGAAAGCAGGCGTAAATTCTTGATGGGGCGAGTAACAAGCCACGGGCACAATTTGCCGAGGGCCGTGGCAGATTTGCCATTTTGAAATGGGGACTGGATGATTTTCCAAAAGCTTTGCTCTAGGAACGATGGGTAGGGATGCTATCCAGGGGCTCAGATGAGACGGTCACAaggggcccttctggccttgggatctctGATCTGTGGCTGAGTGGGGCAGGGAACAGAGGGCCACACCACATCGCTTGGCACTGAATCGGAGCTGCAGCCTGGGATGCCAGCTGGCGTGCACCGAGTCCTGTGGAACCAGGAGAGCGCTCTGGGGTGAGGGGTGAGCTGGTCCCGACGGGAGGGACACAGCCCGGCTTCTCTGTCCGTAAGGCGCCCGCAGCCCTTTAAGATATCTGATCCTCCCGCCCTGAGCAGCCTCTGTCCTGTGCACTCAATAAAATGCTGTATCTGTGTGTGCGTGACCTCCTCATCAGCTAGCAAGtcactccccatccccacacgcagatcccagtcctgcccccgcccctttgGGGGGCTGCCATGGTGCAAGACAACTGACCTGGCTAGCCAAGGATGCCTTCAACGTGAAGGTGTTCCCGGGTGGCACAGATCTGGCACAGCCCTGGGGTAGGGGCATGGGGTGGGGACGTGCTGTCACAGAGTCCAgggctctggttacaggcaggcaggtagcctgagcctagcagctccccgccctgccagccaggtcatctgcattttcactgaccatttccctctccgccaattggttccctggattcaaattcaaacccttggccgttacaggagcagggcctggatcctgtcccaaagagacacagtcaccccacaacagggtctcacagctgatatcctggagaaccccaacgaccagccagccccacccctcctgggtctgcacagggatctgggccataggcagggcgaggggcttcatccctgggaccctcatccagctcacacagcccctcagcatctgaggctgcaccacccagggcctgacaacagttctctctgtctcaggatctcgccaccccaggaatgtctccccattgaccatcaccttccacacagacatataggttggggtcaggagtgggagcctgtccacctccccacccatctggctgatggagtctatggccttgggacccagcaagggagctagacaccggggcttttccgcagggtccccctggttcaaatcgccagcctgctcaaaggcagtgaggtggcatccacatccccccctcctcaaccaggggcagcaatttagtctcgaggttccctgcggaactggccccccggggtctatccccactcactcctgaggggtcccctaggcctctccgctcccccaccgccagttcatgctgctgctgcttctgcagctctttctcgggctctcgctgtctctcacagtcctctcgctctctcggactcagctccaatcccgtccgtctcggATCCCCTGATGGGGAACCCGATtgtgaagacccccgtctggtcggggacaggagtcttgggggtgcctggctcccactccagctgctccctgatcctgctatagccccatttgggtcaggaatctgctccttagggcggtcatcctcctccagctgcacgatgaacttgctttggtgaactttccaatgcttaaccctctctttctgcacagggttacaatgtccttcttaaggagacggtgacaggccatcactccgctcttcccaagttgttgtggactcacaggcctgtgtgctctcagctccccacggtttccagggagaacccctagtgtgccagcccttctcgaggtcaccccattactgcacagtccttctcactggtcacacactcccaggggttaaccgccccccaaaaccgctcctctctgagccttcagcacgcctggtccttgtcaatcccccttcgttttactgatctccagtcacttactgcaggaagcgccatccgcggggtgcagtacatcccacctctgccaccagttgtcatagtgtccccaggcgatgctctgggacGGCTCCCTACGAagtcaggcaggactctggggaagtctcctctctgtgagcagactgtctgcaggacacagctcacccggctccaccttcctgggtctgacctcggagcattcagcctcctctgcccctccgtgcacttcccacagcgagtccgcccaggcagggtcctggggaagccagagggtcctgccccccaactccacaggcagacgtgactctcagccagccagtaaaacagaaggtttattagacaacaggaacatggtttaacacagagcttgtaggtacatagaacaggacccctcagccgggtccattttggggggcagtgagccagacaaccccgtctgcacgtcactccatgtcccagccagccccaaaactgaaactctctccaggccctcctcctctgggctctgtccctttcctgggccaggaggtcaccggattcctttgttctccaacccttcagctctcaccttgcaggggggaagggctcaggccatcagttgccaggagataGAGTGTCACCATTTACGTACCCTGGCCTTTTGCTCTGCAAACAAATCAGATCTGCAACAaatctgcaacaatcacacccccttatcccaccacctagagacttaagaaatgcgtaggggaaactgaggcacccacacagtattcagaggaaacattaagaacagtcccgcttcgtcacacgtGCCTAGGGCATTCTCAGCGGGATTCTCTGGGGCTCACGCCCACGAGCGAGAGTTGAAGGAAGCCCCCAGTTCCGTTGGCCGCACATGCACAGTGGGCAGGTGGCATCGGCCAGCCCAAGGCAGCTTTGCTGCCCTCAGCTACCAGCCTGGCTGCCAGACCTTCTGCCTAGTGCGGTCCCCTGCAAACTGGCGACCGGTTCCAAAATCCAGCCGGTGCCAGGAGCCACCGCGCAGCGCCCAGCGGGCACCGGGAGCTGAGCTTGGGGCAGGCCGGCCGCAAGGGGCCCGCTAACCCACTGTGGCAACCCCCACCTGCCAGCCATTCCCCATCGGGCCAGGCAGGCTCGGCCTCACAAGCCAGGGCCTGccctgattccaggggctactcaAGAGGCTGCTGCGAGCTCCCAAAGCCTCAGGTGGCCGGGGACCTGCTAGCTCCTGCAGCAGGCTCTTGCTGTCTGCTCCTGGGGCAAGTCTCCTGGGGGACACGTCCAGAGGGGCAGCGCTCGGGGGCATGAGACTGTGGATCCTGGCTCTCTGCAGCTGGCCCgctgggggcggagagggggcGTAGCGGGGATGGTCAGAGCCATTGCCAATTGCCGCTTGCTCAGCGTGCGTCCACGCACCCAAACAGCACACCGAGGGGTGCCAAGCCACCCGGGGGGCAAAAGTCCTCCCGCAGCTGGGCAAACATGCTCCGTCGatcagatcttttttttttttttttggcgagACGGGGTTTCAGGGGTCCTGAGGACAGCACGCAGCTGGTTCAGGGACGCTTGGCTCTGGGTCTGACACGCACACGGTCCCCAAGTGGGGACAACCAGACTGGTCCCCTGCAGAGCTTCCGGCTTGGGGCCCTCTCAGCGTGGCTTGGCTCCGGGCTCCCCGGCTCGGCCCCCAGCTCTCAGTGGGATGGGCCTTCCCCTGACTGGGGCCCAGCACCACTCCCAGGGTAGGGGGTGTTTCCCTCTCTGCTTGGGCTCCTTGCCGGAGACCCTCCAGCCCCGGGAATGAGCTGCCCCATGCCTGTCCtgcttggaggggagggggcaggacaacCGGCAGATCGGGTGTCGAAATGGGGCTGTTCCTCCTGCTGGGAAACCTGGGGTGACCCAAGGCTGGGCTCCATGCGGAGTGCCTCGCTGCCACCTGGACCGCAGGCCCCAGGCTCCCACTCAGGCC is a window encoding:
- the LOC144277851 gene encoding inhibin beta C chain-like, translated to MLFACGDQKEMATVQALLLLMLIGVAEPGAGRCPACEMAALDPEVQKSFLIELAKQRILSKLHLKERPNVTQPVSSAGLLTALARLRVRRTNPSITLEMPSRSPKTDVQEYEILSFAEPGPSAPNRTCLHFHFTQDAGRSVQILHANMYVFLAAPGGPGRRLTAKLLLSEPGDANPTLVGRRPLEVKRGGWATVEVRAAVQSFFSKGGQRLTAELELEGSLEPALLLSNSESHRPFMVAKARASPRHRIRRRAIECNSKSRTCCRKQFFVDFKEIGWEGWIIQPEGYHMNYCTGQCPMHVASMPGLAASFHTAILNLMKANDAHATVSSCCVPTSRRPLSLLYYNQDSNVIKTDIPDMIVDACGCT